The DNA window CAAGTGTGAGGTATTTCAGGATTtaatcacatacagtacagtgaaTAGCTAATGGATTAATCTAAAGTATTCAAGCAGTACAAAATGCCGTTGATATATTTAAACTCCTGCTCttaacaaaaagatgaaaagagtaACCTTacaaaaagcatttaaagaaaacatgaaaaagagtAAAGTCTTGACAACATTAAGTCAGTGAGGTTTTAGGCAGATGTGCCTGattcatgtaaacaaaaactGATAATTACAAATATCTTCACAGGTGGCAGTGCACAGCTTCAAAAGAAATGTATGAACATACACAAAATGCCAAAGTGGTGACAGCACATGTCCACTTGTCATGTTAAATCAGTACTAAATTTAACATCAAGTAGTGTGAACAATTGTATAAACCTACTGTAAAGAAATGCATATTTAACTTAAGTAGAGAAGGATGTTGGTGTGTAAACAAGCCTCTCGTGccacaaacacaatgacagaACAAAGTTTGGTTTTCTTCTGAGTTTTAGccatttgataaaaaaaatggataatTTCCTTATTCAAACATTCAACTCAAAATAGCCCCCCAAGTTTAGAAAATACAAGAGGCCTGTGCTTAAGAAGACACAACGAAGCACTCTCCTCTCATTGGCTCAATAAACGAGGCAGTAGTTGATATTACCAGCTCGGCGCTCCCAGTTGTTGCATTCAGGATACCAGGAGTGCCATTCCAAACAGCCCAGCAATAGTCATGTTGGTGGGCAAACTGCAACCCTTCCTACATCGGCTCGGAAACCCAAGTAACTTTCTCCAGTTCCCCTTTAACCCTTTGCGTAAAAAAGGATACAACACGGGTCTGagcccttgttttttttacaagaatgcATAAAGACAAGGTGTATTTAAGAGCATTTCAAAGTGAGGAGAGAAAATCTTTCAAGCCCCCCTTCTTGCCCCCCTGGTTGTTGTCCCGCAGGAGTATCTTGCTGAGACGCTGGACGACCCAGTTTTTAGGTTTAGAAGCCGGTTTAGAGGATGAGGAGCCTGAGCCTGAAGtgctggaggagatggaggacctggagggagagagtgttggggttgcaggaaaaagaaagataaaagtTTAGAAAGATGAAGAGTTAGATTATACAGAGGAGTTACATGATATTTTGTTGGTTGGCAGAAATGTTAAAAGAGTGTTGACAACAACTACACTATCAGATGAGTATGGATACAGGCATGTAATACCTGAGTCCCAGTTCACTTTATGCTGAATAAATGGAAACGTATTCATGCTAACATGCCTGACACATCATCCTCCTCGATGTCTGTGACACCGCCCAAATTTAGTCGAGGAAAGTTACATCTTAAATTTTAGCTCAGGGAATATAAATAGAAGCTACCTCAAAATAACTCACCTTGGTGTATGAGCGGGTGTCTTGTCTTTGGGAGTCTTGGGTGTGTTCATGTTGCCTCTGCTGGTTGACTGAGGGGTCTTGTATTTGCCCGTGCTCCCCGGTGTGCTGTGGGTCTTGGCGAAGTTAGCGATGAACTCCCTGTTCGTTCCTCTGTGTCTGGATGTTGTGTTGCAAGTGTGGCAGGTGGCCATCTGGGACAAGAAGAGGAACATATTCATTAATATTGCATGGCCTGCTTCTATAACTCTCTCATACATAAAAAGGTTTCCAGGTAAAGCATACAAGATATCTGCATGTGGATTTTTGATTCGACAGGTTATCTacaaggctttttaaaaactttcttTCCAATCTATCatccaaaaaatgtaaatctgagCTGGGGGAGGTTTATAATCTTTCATTAAAGTCAGGgtaaagcaataaaaaatatgtgttaTAAGTTTGGTATACAACAGAAGACTGTCTTATTAACCACCAGGCTACATttcagtaatgaaaaaaaatctttgagtATCTAAAAGAAAGTTTCAGGTGCAGACACCTCGACCAAAGACCCGCCTCTCTTGACTGTCAAAAACTGTAGATTAAAACCTTCAAATTCAATCATCCTCAGAAGATGCACTTGTGGACTGAAGACGTAGCTACCAGGCAAAACTGCAGACATCTTTTAGAAATTTGCAGGGTAGAAAAACTGAGATGCTTAAGTGCTCAGTGCTTTTGTATTATTGTAAGGATTATGATAAGGACCCCTGTATGTCATTGAGCCTTCCATCTAccctcacttaaaaaaaaaaccctgaacttaaatgtgatgaaaacatttctaaaggTCTAAATCCACTTTTCAGTCAAATGTAGTTTTCAGTTACCTTTTCCCCtaatatattgtatatattgtatataGCATGTATAGTAGTGTTTAGAGGCcgatttgtgtttttgctttacACAGACTTTAAACACAGTGGAGACACAGCTGTCAGTTGTTCTCTGGGGCACACAGGAGTTTGTTTGGACTAAGTCTGCACATTGATTCACCCATGGGACACAGAGGAGTATTAGACCCAGATGAGAGAAGCAAATGGTCTGTAATGAGACATGCCCATATGCCCAGGGTGACGCACTCCTGTCTATTGCCCTGTATCACAGCTGAGGAAAAGTTCACAAAGTTGTCCAGTATCATTCCAATAAGTGACAGATGATTTGTTAGCAGCTGAGGCTCCTCCCATTCGCCCTGTGAAAGAGCCCTGAGAGTATCTTCCCTTTGAATGTttgtaaatatgaaaataaatagttGGAAACATTGAGTTAGCCTATTGGGAGGTCAAGTTTATTCTGTTGTTGTTCAGTTATTTTGTTAACACTTTACTTTGTGACATATTATAAACGTCATACTGGCAAAGATTACACAACACCCTATATTAGGCAAAGTATGCACACTCGCTAGAGTTACAACACCACCCAACCGCCGTTTCATTGGATCTGCATGATTCAAGACAAAGCTGCCTCGTGTCCAATTAAAAAGTTTAAGTGCATTTTTCTAGGCTGTGAGTTGGAAAAAATGTAGAACATGTATGTCAGAGGCACATGTGGTGTTGTGAAATCATGggtaaacaataaaaaataacttaatgAAGTGTAttctagtgtttaaaaaaaccccacaagACACTATGCTTCATATTAAACAgatgagaaaaatgactttctgCCTTGTTTTTCACCTAAATCAATTCACAACTAACACAAAACCATCAGCTCAAGTAATGGAAATAATCAGGAGACAATCACATCATCCCACTGAATAGCTGGCCCTTAGCTACAAGGAGCAACTTGTTTATCTGATCTAAGCAGATTAAGGTTACTctaaaacagatttaaactTTCGGACAGGAGAGTTGGTTAAACTTTCTTTCCCTGGAGAACACTTTTCCTATcagcagaaaacacattaaaagagtGATTTAGTGTCGATTAAGTATTCTACCTCTACAGTCCTCCCAGACTTTAGTCATTTAAATCCCATTAAGACTTCCAGAGTTGCACAAGGTTCAAAGCGGCCAGAGCAGAGCACTGCTGCAGAGTTCAGCAAGTCTAACGCGACGTGCTGACAGTCCTAAATGCTGATGAGATGGAAAAACTCACCGACACGAACGTAGCCATTTCAGATTCTGACAGGTGTCTGTCGGCGAGGGTTTGGAGAGTTGGGTTTCGAAAGGACCACGAGTACCACGTTCCTCTTTCTGTCTATGTGTGGAGTGTTTACTACACAGCAGCCTGCATGTCCAGCTTTATACAAGCCCTGCAGCAGACCCACCCATCTGTGCTGAGGGGCGTGGCCTCACAGGAGGACTGACCAATGCCCTGTGGAAAAGGTCGATAAATCTGTGGGACAGACGGACAgcactctgctgctgcaaacacaaactggaCTCATGTGGATGCATCCTTGTTTTACTAAAGTCAACTTAAAGTATCAGAAGTGTGAACTTCAACACATAATATCTAAACACAGAAGGTACGGTTAAAAGCTGATGTTTCACGAAAGATTAAAGGACTTTAAACCAGTTTTGATCTGTGTTATTAACAGTTATTTCCTCATGTTGAATAAAGAGGTAAGCAGAAATAGAGGCCACTGTGCAGAATTACTTTTCAACACCCTTAAAGAGATCCCCAAGAACAAACCTATTGGAcatgaaaaagctgttttgacTGAAGGGGGGCTAAGGTTGTTTATTGTCCATATTTCTTGTACTGTTTTAATATCCTTCTTCCCATGTTTGTGCTTACTCTCACCTATTGTTGTGTCATGTTATCTATGAGCTacgagcttgttttttttctttaccagtacttgaaaatgtaataaactaaaaaagaaaaaacagttttgagcCATTCATTTTGCAATCAAGAAAACAAGGAGTTCCACCGTCTGGACTTCAATCACTTAGTCAGCGGATAAGGCAGGACCATTTTGTTTTAGTAAAGTTTCTTGTTTCCTATCAGGGATCACATAACTGGGTACTGTTTTTAAACTCCTCGCCTCTATAGCTTCACAACGAAAACAAATCATAACAGCAAAAGCCTTTTCATCCAGTTTATTATCTCTCCTGAACTTAAAATAACCGACACTCTTATAAACGTAATAAAGCCTGAACTGACTGTGATTGCAATCACGGCATTAAAAGAAGCCGTTAACAAGGATCGGAGGATGAGTTATGTTGATGCTCCAGATAGCTGGAACAAAGTGTTTAAACACACTAAAGGGTAAAGAAAGCTGTGGATTATAAAACTGAAGATTAATCATTAAGGAACACGCAGTCTTTGgccaaaagaaaataataaatatgacaCAGACATGGCAAAGGATACTTTACTGTCAACACTTTCCAATAGAGAAGGGCAGATGGAGCGGTGGCCTGCAGTGAGTGCCGCTTGACTTTGAACAAACAtagacagaaagaaacactgattaatatttaaattcataATTCTAGTTGTCATGAACATCCCCACAAGGACTTAAAAACACAGACTACCTCATAACAGAATACAAAGTTTGTTCATCTTTACTGATGTAGAAGGATCTTTCAATCTATGACACCCTTATTTAAGAGTGTTTGATCTTCACTAAGAAGGATGTTCATCTAAAAGAGAAAATtactttgatttcatttgattaTAAACAGAAAGTGAAGCTTTTCATTATGTTTTAGTGCCATTTTAGAATGACTGTTTTCCTAATAATATTGTGAATTAGTGGTGGAGACAAAATATCGATTCTGTTTCTGCTgttcatttgacatttttattcagcACAACCTTTTTCATTCTTGTTGCCATTACACATTGTCCTCCAGTACATGATCACCTCATCAAATCTAAACAGACACCGTCTGTGAAGACTCAAACAAAGACTTCTTGTTCCTCGGTTATAATTAGAGCTGctgtaacacaaactgtaagAGATCAGGGAAGTGGTCATGGAGTTCACGGCCTGATTTTCATGCTTTGGGTTCACACTAATATCCAATGAATGAATCacctcatcagtgtgtgaaagaaacagaaacagacagaccgCTGGCTGTGGATGAATGTTTACAGACAGAACGACCTCATTTTGTTCATCCTCTTGTCCTCTGGTTAACCACTAGTGGCCCCACTTTCCCcaacactgaaacactgacaTGACAGACTCTACGAGAAGAAACCTTTGACCTGAGAAAATATGTGACTTTAAAAGAAGTAGTGGAGACATTTATCAATAAGGAAGTGTCGACAAAATGACACTGACCACTCCAAAACAACACAGTTACTATGAGTGACTCAACTGCTGTTGTAGAGCGTGGTTGAGTCACAATAACCTGAAATTTAATCCCCCCAATCACGTGTACCCATCTAATTTGTGCTAATCCTCAGACATGTAGAGCATACACGTGAAGCAGTGCCACTGAGAGATTTGCTTTCCTCATCTTGGGCTGTTGACCCTGACATcacacagacaaatacaatGGCCAATAAAGCATATGGTGAGGGCGACGTGTTTTGGGGATCAACACACAGATACAGCATGCTGGAGGAGATATGAGGGATGATTGGGTTTCTGCacaaaattacatttcttttctgAAAATTGAGGGTCACCTTATGGTTTGAGAAAGAAGCACGACTTGTGATGAATAtgattaaactaaactaaaaaaaaaacaggaaatatataGTGAAAAACTAACCTGTCTCTCAAACTTGTTTATTGTATAAAAATAGCCATTTCCCAATGACCACTAGTGAATAAATTattacatgtaaataaaataaaggagcCTTGTTGTCAGTCTCTAAACACGTGCGTGGTTTTGTTTAACATACAGACAGTTAGTCACACTTCACCTTGACGCTGTACACCAATGTCACAGCTGTTCTCCAATCCTCTAATTcgtaaaataaagaaagcatgTAATCTACCTGGCAAAAAGCCCACATAAATCCTCTACAATGAACAGATGAGTCAATCTGTGCATGCATGATAAAACTTTAAAGCAGTCAGGGCTTGACAAAATGCCGGCAAATCAGCCCTTAACCCTTTAATCTATGAGCTTAAAGACATGTATCCTATGTTAGTGTTCATGCAAGGGGCTAATACTATGATGATGTAATAAGCAACTCTAAAAGCTGGGTGATGTTGAAGCTTTGTGTGTTCCCAGGTACTGTGGTGTTGGTCtgactgttaaaaacaaaaaagctctTCATCAAATTGTCGAATGGGGGAGCGAATTTATAGGCAAGTCTCAATCCAACCTGTCAGACCTTTATTCTTTACAGCTACAGTGTAGGCGAGCTCTTTTCTCCATGACTGTTCTCACCACTTAAATGAGGAGTCTGAGCTTCTCCACTCCGGCTGTCAGTTTGTTGCGCCTTACGGGCAGAACAAAACTCTAGAGAAACACTTTTGTACCTGCAGCTATAGCATTACTTAACAAAGCTAGCATGAGATTATGCACTTTAACCATGTCATGGTCTTTTAAACCTTTGAGGGGTGTCAGTGTAAGGACTCTGCCATGATttgatgtaaagaaaaaatagtttgaagGTATCTTTCAGGTCTTTTTAACCTTGAATTTGTTTTGGTATGTGTTGTATGTATCTTTATAAATGCTGAATCCATTAAAGAAACCTTAAACCTGGCATAGATGAGATTTCTCCGTTTGTTGCACTGATTCTGGGAGAAGGGAGGATGCATTCTAAATAGTGAAAttgcacacacaggcagacacacaaacacactcagacacacataaaTCAATCTTGCAAATGGAGCCTTGGTTTATTAATAGCCCATGCTCCATAAATACCTCCCTTCCTGTCTTCCTCTGTGGTACCACAGGTCAGGCCGGGTTGATTAACTTGACCTCTGCAGTACGATACCAcccaagaggaggaagatgagtcGAGTAACAGGATGAGTGACACTGTTAGGGTTCTATAAGAGGCTTTTAACTGAATAAAGGGTGACAGAACGTTTCTGGATAGTGTGACAGAGTTTCCAAAAATGTCTGTGTGCGCATGCAGTCATACGCTCAAGTATCTGCGTGCACCGTGTGTAAAAGTCATTGGAGAAGACATCAATACAACACAAAGCACTAGAGCAGTCAAGGGATCGATACGAGCCAAGCTGTGATGGTGCAGGCAGCCACTTAGTCACTCTGTCTGGAGGCAGGCTGCTCGCTAAatacacagagatacacgatCTGAAGCCACAGCTGCAGCAGGCTGCCATTTAAGAAAGATGTCAtatctgtttctttatttgctctctgtctctttttgtgctcataaatgtcacatttcacgCCACATCACTCCAGCACGTCTGAATCCAAACAACCCAAAGCAAAGGCTGGAGGATGTGATGATGTATCCTCAACAGGAACGTTTTATACAGCAGGCTtaatgagttttaaaaaaagttattcttGGTGCTGAGGGGTTATGTGCTTCAGTAAATTATGAATGAGGTTTTAAATCTTAATGAACCTCTGGAACCAATTAAATTTTAAgttattcaaatgaaatataaaCTGTGAGaacaaatacttcttgaaataCTGCAGACGTAATCTGTGGAAGATCAAAGTCTGCAGCTTATTGGCCTTCTTTATTTTTgcacatacatttaaaatgcaaaatcaaATCTTTCCTTTGgctaaactaaaaaaacaaaacaagtcataAATTAAGTCTCATCCTAACGCTGTAGTTAACATCTGCATGTTAGTCTGATCAGGTTTAACTGTCTGCAGTTTAACTTCTAAAATACCTCTAAGCCATCAAGTCCCCGATTAGAACTATCTTTCAACAAAGTATTTGAACCGGGAGGGTAgcacttttcacatttttgtgtcAGTGTAAGCTACTGATTATTGCTCTGAAATGAAATGCTCATTATTAAGATTTCACAGTGAAGCATCATTAATTAGTGTAATAGcttaataaaaacagtttgctaTGTTAAAGGTTATTGAAGTTGTGACACAGttgtttaaattattattttctttgccttt is part of the Labrus mixtus chromosome 16, fLabMix1.1, whole genome shotgun sequence genome and encodes:
- the c16h18orf21 gene encoding UPF0711 protein C18orf21 homolog, encoding MCPHCYQLLLPDHQRVRLRPKQRPSARVQSVLRRKARGKRLSMMQKKLLQRFEKSCSVLMATCHTCNTTSRHRGTNREFIANFAKTHSTPGSTGKYKTPQSTSRGNMNTPKTPKDKTPAHTPRSSISSSTSGSGSSSSKPASKPKNWVVQRLSKILLRDNNQGGKKGGLKDFLSSL